One Solanum lycopersicum chromosome 4, SLM_r2.1 DNA window includes the following coding sequences:
- the LOC138347828 gene encoding protein PELPK1-like — translation MAYCYNPSSFFLLLFVTLFLTSDYVIQADARHLLEITLAELPKPESSHLPEIPTLPKSEFPVIPKPELPTLPKPELPKIPKPELPTLPKPELPKIPKPELPTLPKPELPALPKLEIPVIPKPELPTLPKLEIPQVPKKP, via the coding sequence ATGGCTTATTGCTACAACCCatcttctttcttcttgttattgttTGTCACTTTGTTTTTAACAAGTGATTATGTAATTCAAGCAGACGCTCGTCATCTTCTTGAAATAACTCTGGCTGAGCTTCCTAAGCCCGAATCGTCACATTTACCTGAAATTCCAACTTTGCCTAAGTCCGAGTTCCCTGTAATTCCAAAACCTGAGCTACCAACTCTACCAAAGCCCGAACTGCCAAAAATCCCAAAGCCCGAGTTACCAACATTGCCAAAGCCCGAACTGCCAAAAATCCCAAAGCCCGAGTTACCAACATTGCCAAAGCCCGAACTTCCAGCATTGCCAAAACTCGAGATACCTGTTATTCCTAAGCCTGAATTACCAACTTTGCCAAAGCTAGAAATCCCTCAAGTACCTAAAAAGCCTTGA
- the LOC101266928 gene encoding kirola-like produces the protein MSRKGKLIVSLEVKCGGHSIHDIFRTNTQHLSTISPSRVKHFEIHEGEKGEIGSVASWKYYEDGKEMFVKTVIEAIDPQTNSISWNVIEGNLLDLYNSFTVITSSEHEWITYTLVYEKKTEDTPEPLALMHYCVGVIKDTESHLLKN, from the exons atgagcCGTAAAGGTAAGTTGATTGTTTCATTGGAAGTGAAGTGTGGAGGACATTCAATTCATGATATTTTCCGTACTAATACCCAACATCTATCCACCATAAGCCCTAGTAGAGTCAAGCATTTTGAGATCCATGAAGGTGAAAAAGGGGAAATTGGTTCGGTTGCTAGCTGGAAATATTACGAAG ATGGAAAAGAAATGTTTGTTAAGACTGTGATTGAAGCCATCGATCCTCAGACGAACTCAATCTCTTGGAATGTGATTGAAGGAAATTTATTAGATTTGTATAATTCCTTCACCGTTATTACATCATCTGAACATGAATGGATTACATATACACTTGTGTACGAGAAGAAAACTGAAGATACCCCAGAACCCCTCGCTCTCATGCATTATTGCGTTGGTGTGATCAAGGATACAGAGAGTCACCTTCTCAAGAATTAG